gcagtgtccgtcttcaaagactcagtgaccgattttcttttcttctgaacttgaattcagtagtgattgaagatgaacaagaaagagagaaatttaaaaaggaatgttcagactttgcaaattattatgacaatgatgtggttgcaattcagttatatgacaaaattattgattttgtgatgctccttcgagctggagggaatagagttccccctgatcctaaagatgctctggagtctttactgcagtatgggagggatgtctttccgacgctgtgtgtttcatacagattactgcttacaatcgcattttcagtcgcaagctgtgaaaggtcattttcaaaactgaaattaataaaaacatatctgaggtcttctatgtcacaggagcgactgaccaacctggctttagtaagcattgaaaaagaatttctcacagctgatgtaaaaagtgaagtagttcaggtgttttgtgacagggggtatcatttggggaaaagaacttaataaatttgattgatttatattaaaatcgaataaagcgtttatttcatgtttcatctgtgtttatatattcaaaatgttttcttttctcataatatttctcagtatattaggccttatacttgagtctttggggcatacaatcaagatttgccccgggcatcaccagacctctgtaTGCCactgggttcatgtccacagatctctgaaggttgccactcaagtggatagagccgtgaaaaaGGCTTATagtatgttagcgtttattaacagggggcttaagTTTAAGAGCCGCTGGGTTattctgcaactatacatgagcctggtgagaccacatttggagtattgtgtgcagttctggtcaccttattataggaaggatgtggaagcattggaaagggtgcaaaggagatttaccaggattctgcctggtttgcaggataggtcttattaggaaaggttgagggagttagggcttttctctttggagcggaggaggatgagaggcgacttaatagaggtttataaggctCTTTCCTTTCCGTCGTTGCCATGGGTCGCATGCACGCTCCTGGCAAGGGCTTGTCCCAGTTAGCTTTACCCTACCGACGCAGTGTGCCCACATGGTTCAAGCTAACATCGGATGATGTAAAAGAACAGATTTACAAACTGGCAAAGAAGGGCCTCACCCCATCACAGATTGGTGTGATCCTTAGGGATTCCCATGGTGTTGCCCAGGTGCGTTTTGTTACTGGGAACAAGATTCTCAGGATTCTGAAGTCAAAGGGACTTGCTCCAGACCTTCCAGAGGATTTATATCATTTGATCAAGACTGCCGTGGCTGTCCGCAAACACTTGGAGAGGAACAGGAAGGATAAAGATGCCAAATTCCGTTTGATTCTTATTGAAAGCAGAATCCACAGGCTGGCTCGTTACTAAGGTCCAAGAGGGTGCTTCCACCCAACTGGAAATATGAATCCTCCACAGCTTCAGCACTGGTGGCCTAAAAAGTTTcttaattgaaataaaagcaACGTGCTGCAGATGCCAGAAATCTTGGCAGGGAGGGGAAAGTGCTGAATAACTCAGTTGGTGTGGCAGGATCTGTAGAGAGCAGAATTGTTAACGTATATCAAGCGGGTTTTCAATGCTTTAACTGATTCTCTCGCCAGATATTACCAgccctgctgtgtttttccagcattgtttccagtttcttcatttggacttttggacctgaaaaataaaatgcttatgttgttacaaaaaaaaatagaggtttataagatgatgagggggatagatagagtggacgttcagagactatttcctcgagtggatgtagctgttacaagggggcataactataagattcagggtgggagatataggagggatatccgaggtaggttctttactcagagagtgtttagggtgtggaatggactgcctgctgtgatagtggagtcggacacttatggaactttcaagcagttattggataggcacatggagcacaccacaatgacagggagtgggatagcttgatcttggtttcggacaatgctcggcacaacatcgagggccgaagggcctgttctgtgctgtactgttctatgttctatgttctaataaaacAAACTTATAGGTCAAAGCTTTGGTGAAAACAAGGAAAGAAGGACAAGAACGGAAGATGAGTAAACATatagaaaaataataaaacaaaaaactATATCAGTCACTGGAACAAGCACCGACTCACAGGCTTTTCCTGGGATTATGTAGTTTTTTTTCTATCACTAATTCAATTTATTGTGCTAGTGTCAAAAAATGGTTTCTTCCATTCCAGTTTTGTGTCAATGGggaggattttctggtcccacccgATGTGGgacaggaaaatcctgcccaaagtatgtttttttaaacaaacatttgattaagacatttatggttttattacaacgaaagatacaaatacaaatggaaacataattcagtgcgaaacagtccccctcccccaaccaacaaccataccccgcCCACTTGGCTTAAACACACActccccaagtccctccatctctTCTCGCTATTCCCGCCTAaaataaactaaactaaactaactcccACTACCCCCCCTAACCTAACCCCCtattccctaacccccccccccccttattgtatctgctaaccgtttagttttccccgaagaagtcaataaacgctgccacctccgagcaaaccctaacactgatccctTTGGGCGAACTTGATTTCCTCAAGCCTGGGAAACCcaaccatgtcgctaacccataccctggattgcaggggctctgagtccctccacactaataagatccgtctccgggctaccaaggaggcaaaggccaaatcatcagcctcttttgccccctggactcccgggtcttcagaCATTCCAAGAATCGGCATCTCTGTACTCGGTGCCATACTCGTTTTTAGCACGGTGGACATgatatccgcaaatccctgccagaatcccctaagcttcgaacgtgcccaaaacatgtggacatgatttgcgggccctcctgcatacctcccacacctgtcctctaccccaaaaaacctgctcatccgggccaccgtcatgtgtgcccagtgaaccacttgagttgtatcaggctgagcctggcacatgatgaggacgtgttgactctgctcagtgcattctcccacagacccgcctctaacacCTTTCCCAActtggccagccccacagtcactGCCCTTACCCACGAAAAAGTGGTCCAATAATggagaatattaaagcagcacagctcgctgcagctgttcgACTAGGCGCTAGGagaaagcagagtaaggcctaCTTTGATAAAACAGTACACCCGGTAGAATATACAGTTGGACAGCAAGTCATGGTCTCCCTGTACAATCCTAGTTCATTCCtctcccctaaatttgcaggaccccACTCAATTTCTGATAAAGTAAGCCCCTCGGTATATAACATTATGTATCCAAATGAAAAGTCAGGATGGTTCCATAGAAACCAACTTATGGTTTTTGGAACTCAGTGCAGCCACTCACACCACATTTCACTGGCAATAGCAGACAACGACGACCCGCCCACTGGCAACCTAATCCAACCCTCCCCAGCCAGGGCAGCATGTCCTCAGACACGACTTTGACTCTGCCCCCAGAGATAAGTTTCCGCCTGACACTTGATTCGGCCGCTAGCGATAGGGATAGCGACAGCTAAAGCACCACGGACGTACTTGAAATCCCCGACCACTGGCAAAACAGACCAGGCCCCAGTCACTACAGTCCCAATGACACCGATCATGATATGTTCGGCCCCTCAGAGACCATTTATTTGCCACTACCAGAACCTGACCCACCGCCTGACGATAGCGATCCCCCCCTTGCCCCTACCGCCCTTCAGGATAAGAAACACTGGCACCACAACAATTCTTATCGACTGATAAGAAATGACGAGATGGATCCCACATTGGCCCAGGCCGCCttggcacagaaactccagtcaCGAGTTTGGCAActgggagatggtgatgactcaGAATCTGACTCCCACCATGCTAACCCTTTACAACCCTTTTTGGAATGGAACGCTGAGGTGTCCAGGTGATGAGAGAAAGAAACTGATTGAGATTTACTGTGTCCTATTCCCTGATGGAGCCTGTCCGCTTTCTTTCTTGAATTTGTTTTTTAATGTTGAATGTTTCTCTCTTGTACGACTTTGTGTGTCGATCTCATGCAAAATTTCTTGATATAGTTATGACTACTCCTTTGATGCCACATGGTAGTTAAAGGGACAGGTTTTTCGGAAGTCCATAGAAATTAAAATTCTTACCGTTCTTGTAAGGTCActgaggcagtggagtaacggcactgatccccgccctgcctgaggaccccctatgTATTTGGTCAtccaagctcgggtagtggagcaagGGCACTGgtcaccgccctacccggggattccacccattcttgccctgctgcgATACGCACCCCATTCGGAAAGCTCATTTGAAACTCTTTTACTGTTCTTTTAAAGTGTGCTTTAAAGAATGCACTTTGCCACAATTTTTGTTTGCTTTCCGGCGATCCTTCGGTTGCTAacccccacctgctatttacatgGTCAAACACTGGGATGAAACAAATTTGCTGCTAGAAAAACTACCTCAACACTGgacggagaaattgtccgccTGCTCAGCGCATCGATCACAGGCTGCGAGAGTGCTCGCACTGTGACAGAATTCCTTTCTCAGATGTCTTATCTCCCAAATGGTtggtttaaaaaagaaatgagagTCACATTTGGTGACAATGCTAAATGGGAAATTGATGCGaaggagaaacagacagacaaacGAGATATTGAACAAcaagattcccggctgggtcactgtctgtgcggagtctgcacgttctgcccgtgtctgcgtgggtttcctccgggcgctccagtttcctcccacagtccaaagacgtgcaggttaggtggattggccatgataaattgcccttagtgaccaaaaagggtaggtggggttattgggttatggggatagggtgaaagtgagggcttaagtgggtcggtgcagactcgatgggccgaatagcctccttctgaattaatgttctatgttgttctaagataataacagatattatgcttgtaccCCCAGGAAGATACGAATATACCAGGAGACAGAGGAAAACAAAGACAAAATGAAGACGGACCTGATGATCTGCATCATGATCGTCGTTGGATCACTACAGTTGCGCGCGTTATCAGCCCCTGTACCCCTCACGAACAAACCACCCAACACGATACCCCTAGCCCgaacactacaccacacatagaAACAGCCACTGATACCCCCACATTGTGCGATAATATCATAAAGTGGTATTCCCTTCCGTGCACGGTAGAAGCCCTATTGATTATAGCAATACTTTGCAATATCGTCCAGACACTCAGACTTCGGAAGGAGAGCCTCCCGATCTCCAGTATACACACTCAGAGCCCCTTTTCTCGGAACTTAACAGGCCCCACACTCTTTTTGAACCCTTTTTTCTCCCTAATAAATCTTGCGGTTTGAATAAAATTACTTTCTCTGTAAATGGCATAAGTGTTAAGTAGAAATATGATGCTGCTATTGTTTATTTTTACTGTAATATACGTTCTATGGTTATTAGCTAGCAACATAAGTGTAGTTTAGGTAAGGACAGTTAGAGGTTGCCCTTTGTGTAAAGAAACTGAAATGTATGACTGAATGTTATAGTGCCCCCTTAGAATTTTTATAGATGTATATTGTATTAGGAAAAAACTTCGGTAAATGTTCcaatccataggacagagtaggataGAACCTGTCCCTGATTGAGGGTACCCGGCATACCAGAGAACAGAAGAAGATTCAGTAGTGTGGTCCATCATGTTTCGCGtttaggatcaagaggacggactgtagccatctggatggccacttacaacaagaaccATGGACATTCACAAAGCcaaaagggaaatgtggacaatttaagattcaggcaggcacagagcatgCATGTATATTcatgagcagagaatccagacagcatcgaaacccccaaccgattagcattttaatggcccatctccgtaagacaaaggattgatactcaggtaaccgatacaaggCCAGACATTctggtgccactccctttactcaggaagcataaagaGCAATGTCAATGAccgcttcggacatgcccagccatcaaggcacccgcccctttattggctcagatcaaaggcagtgatcgagaacagctcaattaattgggtccaaacctaaggactgcccaaaagagcgcaaaccccccccccccccaaaggataaagagaaacactgccatgtgttcgatctcttttgggccTGGGAACCATCTAGTGGTTGCAAAGTACTccgatttatttaatttgtactGAAAACATTACCCATAAGAGCACTGAGTATTTGAATGCAGTTGATTAAAGCATTCTGTCGCTGCCATATGCAGTGGGGGAACCACTGTATTTTGTTTTCATAAATCTGTTGTTGTTTTAATAAAATGCTTTTGTTCCCCTCAACAAAAGAGCTGCACTCCAGTTCAACCTGTTCAACACAAATGATGACTGGTGtcccctgagggagccaggtggTGAGACTGCAATCTTGAAAACTGAAGCATTGATAACAAAATCCTTAATTCACTCAAGTGCTCCAGGCTGTCACTTCTCCTTCAATTAGAAGCTAGTTCTGGGTGTGCATCGGTACAAAAGTAATAGGATTATCCCAAAGTCAATTCCCAATCGGATTCCAACATTCCTGGTATGACACTTTCTCCAGGGAAGTGCCTAGCAACACTTGAATTTTGCACATGAAGCACAACTCCATTTCAGAATGACTTTATATTTGGAAAGTTTTTAGGTTGGATCTTCCGATCAGTTTGCAAGCTTGTGATTTAAAATGTTACTAAGTTGGTGGCATTGAGAACAGTGCAGCTCTTGCACACCAAGGAGGCAGGATATATACAGGCACAGCATTCTACTGAGAACTGAGCGTCGTGTGGCTTACAATATAATTTGGAGAGTGGCTACATTcaagagaaggtagtcaagaaggcaaacggcatgcttgccttcattggccggagcattgaatataaaaattggcaagtcgtattacagctatatagaaccttagttaggccacatttggagtatagtgttcaattctggtcgccacactaccagaagggcgtggaggctttagagagggtgcagaagagatttaccaggatgttgcctggtatggagggcattagctatg
The sequence above is drawn from the Scyliorhinus canicula chromosome 16, sScyCan1.1, whole genome shotgun sequence genome and encodes:
- the LOC119950852 gene encoding 40S ribosomal protein S13-like encodes the protein MGRMHAPGKGLSQLALPYRRSVPTWFKLTSDDVKEQIYKLAKKGLTPSQIGVILRDSHGVAQVRFVTGNKILRILKSKGLAPDLPEDLYHLIKTAVAVRKHLERNRKDKDAKFRLILIESRIHRLARY